CATGACTTCTGGCATGTATCGATAGTCGAAATATCGAAacttattaacaaaataatttaaaaaaaaccataaattcggtggaattctttataattgttcagccatttttgatatttatgtaTCCACGATAGCTGTGAGCAGTGCTGCAGTTGCGGGGgcgggaaaaatatatattttcaaattgcgcgcgcaatatttgttatatattttacttttacgtcGTCGAAATGTATCAtgagcgttcagcagaacaaacttgattactgattactgatccatcagtgatcatgttgttctgctgaacgcagccTATGATCATATAGTACACACAGTGAAGAAGCTCACGTGGAGATATTGCGAAACTGATGGTGCGATCAGAGCGAGTAGTataccaatcgaaaggtatcaCTGGAACGACTTTTTGTCGCATCACAGGAGTTTTTGCTAGAGCTTTATTAGTATTTCTCAGAAATAGTTCTCGAATGGTACCGACGATCAGTAGTCCTGAatagtttgccaaaaacaaaacccaagGATAaccaaataataaacaaaaataaaacaataaacaaaaaataactgcCATACCGTGCCCGCTTGTCTGCAGCAATTACATGACTATCCAGAAAACAAAATCGTCTCAACGAAGCATTTGTCACGCACACAAGACAAGTTGGGATGGAATCcgactacttatgtatgtatatagagTGGGTTGGAATGGTTTGAGGGTTAGGCGGAACGCACACCGGGGGCAACCAgctgttttttatttggaaggCCTCGAGTGCAGGCCTCAAAGGGCGAGAAACTGGGGTAAGGGTAAACAAAAGAAACGCACGTTTAAAATAGTAGGGAAGCATCTTTCGAGTGTATGCGTATATTTTTATCAGGCACTGTGCGAGTGTACACAGATTTAACCCCAATTTGTGAGATTTGCTCGCGGTGATTGCAGTCCCTGCTGTCAGGCAGCTATACTCGTTTTTAAAGGTTTCTAAAAATGCAAAggccaaaaaataagaaaacaatGGCGGCACTAGAGAGAGAGGCCCTGGGGACACACAAAGGGAATTAGTTATAAAGGGCATGCGACAACAACAGTGAGATCTGCGCACTGTGGCAAAGGATATGCGGCATATTCGCCATTATCCCTGGAGCCCCTttccctgtgtgtgtgtgataaaTGTGGcacgaaatattttaattattttaaacgtTTTATGGCTCTGTGGTCGCTCAGTCGGGTGAGGCCAGCTACTCCCTTCGCTGGAGGGAAGCAGACGGGAATAAACCCTGCCACCCGAGGGACAATGGCTCGGTCGAAACAAAAGACACCATCCAGTCCTGTCTGAGAAGCAGGGACATAACTCAAAACAGCAGCCTCAACTCCGCCACTTTCCCGAAAGAACTTCGCACAGTAATTACGCCATTTACTGTCCAAAGAAACGAGGTCACCCACTCGAGAAAACGTTTTTGTCGGATGGACAGACAGCAGGGCTCACCCCAAACATTTATGTTTTGTCATACCCCGAAGATGTTTGCAAGATACAAAAAAGGCCGAGAAAACATAAGCTAGGATGGGAAAACTTTGGGATCAAAGTAAACTCTGGATAATGGAAAACGCACCAGTGTCCCGTTAAAGGTGGCCAGCTGTTGTAGCTGTGCTCAGGGATTAATACTTGAGTTGGGGCGCCAAGCTCTCTGCACAAAGTGGATCGTTCTCTAATTATCTTATAACTAGTACAACATAATAATCCCCAACGTAACCCTTACATTTTTCTCATTTTACCATCTTCAGTGCCCGCCCTTGGGAATTTCACAGACGAGCAGGAGCAGCGCAGCAATTCTCCGAGTCAGGCGCAGGATACCCATGATGACACCAAGAGCAACGAGTACCAGCCCAGCAAGAACAAGGCCAACGGAGTGGGTGGCTCTGCCGGGGGTCTTGGAGAGGGCGTGGCCACGGCGGGCGGCAGTTCTGGGGGCAACAGCAAATTCAACAACGGGCCGCAGCGTAAGTGGCTGAAAAGCACGATAAGTCCAATTACCATCACTTTTGCAATGCTACCGATCGGGCCTTTCGTTTTTTCGCGTCCTCGGACGCTGTCTAATTATTTAGTTgaacaatatttacatttaatttcgtTTCGACGCGCGCctttgttaatttaaatttcaatttgcccTTTGCTCTTTTCCGCTTTCATTGCAGTAATTGCGCCACGCCCCATCGATCAGGAGCCGAACGACGCCAACTTCATCGGGGTGGTCATCGTGGTGCTGACGACGATAATCATCCTGCTGGTGGCCATCATCCTGTTCATTGTCTCGCGGACGAAACGGGCCCGCGGCAGCAACGTCCTGGACGCGTTTCAGTACAGCTTCAATCCCAACACCCTCGGCGGCAACGTGGACAAGCACCGGCAGAATGGCAACAGCATCAAGGTAGGTGGGTTGCGAGTGGTGTAGAGGTGGATATGGAGCTGGAGATGGGGGTTAGGGTAGGGGTCAGGGATACGTGTGCGTGGTGGCCGGGAAATTCCTCTCTCGAATTTCCACATAATTGTTCAATGTAGCGTGGAGTTTCCACACTGCTTAGTCCTACGTGAGAAGCCCTCCGTCCGGCATTTATTTAAAGGGACTTTTCAATGCCCGACGACAGTGTGCGTGCTCTGTTGATTTGTGGGGGTCAAGCTTAAGTGGCCAGTCAGGGGGAAACTTTAAAGTTCAACCCACTGAGGGGAGTAAAATTGGATGAAAGAAGTTTTTCCCGAGTGGAAATTAAGAGTTCTGTGTGCGGCAAACTTTATCATCGAAATAGAAAGCGAAACACGGTCTTTCAGCACCAGAGCTATCGGGCTAGAAGTCGAAGCAACAGATGGACCAAGATAAGGGACTTATTTGGCCATGTGTCGAGTGTTAGGATAACAAGCtgaagaaaaatttaaaagttaaaagtcTGTCTCGAATGGCCCTGGAAAAAAGACTTTAAATTTCTTTGGCTTCAGATTCTGAAAGCATTTTTTACCGAATAGAGAGTGGCTTTCCCAACGATATGTATCCATTAAACTAACTTTCTTTCTCATTTACTTTTATTGCTCTTTTAGGCCAGCGTGGATGACAGCGACTCGATAGGCAAAAACAGTCTCTACCACGAGCCCTTCAATGTGAACATGTACACGAGCGGTGTAAATGGCTACGCGGCGGTTAATGATTTACAGTGCAATATGACGCCCGATTATACAGGTGTGTAAGCCCCATCGACCCCCCTTGACCCCTTTTGAGCCCAGGCGGAGGGCGTTTCCGCCGGCTGGCGCAAAGAGTCATAAAATACGGCGTTGCCGGCAACTAATGCAAATACATTTCTGCGGCAATTTTCCCTGACTAAGCATACCTTTCCCCCGCTCTTTTCACCCCTTGCTGTCCTGTCGTCTGCTCGGCGACCCCACAGATGTGCCGGAAGGTGGTTACGCCGTGCCCCACATGCAGGACTACATGCCCTCGTCGAAAATGGCTGGTGGAGCGGCTGGCGGTGGTGGCTACGTGAACGTCCGTCGgactccgccgccgccgctgagCAGTATTTTCCCGCGACCGCCGACAGTTCCGCCGCCACCCATGGAGAAGTACTACGCCACCACGGCCATCTTCAAGCCGCTCAAGGGCCCGGGCTCGGAGCGCAgcggctgcagcagcaacacgaaCACGGtgagcagcggcggcggcaagAGCAGCCACAGCCACAGCAGCCACTGCAGCACAGGCGGACAGGACCACAGCGGCATCTACGACGACGGCATTGGCACCATGAACTCCAAGGCCACCGCCCCCATGATCAATCCGTACAGCAGCGGGAACAGCTCCTCGGCCTCCGCGGCGGCCGCTGCAGCGGAGTTCCAGCGGGCCAGGACCTATAACTTCCGCAGCTACCCCGACAATCTCTAGTTCGAAGCCTCGCTCAAGTTGGTGGCCGCGGCCCCGAAGCGGGTCGCCGCAGCCCCAGCCGGCAGTACCACCATGCCGAAGAAGCCGCAGCACTTGAGCCTGGTCGCCAACATGGCGGGCGGATACGAAAGCGGCCCCAGCAAGCCCAAGTACAGCCTGACTCTGCACAACGGCAAGCACGCCCCAGGAGGCAAGCACCTGCGCGATGGCCACCAGCAGCGCCAGCACCTCAAGGCCGTGGAAGGAGTCGTCTCCGCCGAGGAAGTGGTGGGCGTACACCTGAGGACCGGCGCAAAGGCAGCGGCTGCCGCGGGCGAAACTTCGGGCAATATTACCAGGTCAATAGGGGAAAGCGGCAATGGAAGGGAAGGCGCCAAGGACGAAAGTGACAATGAGCTGGGAGGCGGCGGAATGGCAAACGGTGTCATGagggcacaaaaaaaaaggctgTGGTATCATTGATGAAAACCCCATGTTGAATGGATTTGAGGTAAGTCGAAGGTCTTTTATCCATcttcattattaaatattaaaaatatatataatatagccGCAGATTATGAGTCGGATACTCTAACCACTCTAAGTCCAGAAAAGTAGTTGACCTAtggtgtgtttcaaaattatacgacaccataaatttcttaaatattttttttattaaaagtcgtattaaggtgattgtgtttgtatttaatcgttataccaaaacaaagaatttcatgtgaaaacaatataatatttgtctCCGTGGCATAACTTAtaataaaatcttaattttaaggtgtttcataattatacgacaccattgattttttccggttccaatgatcaaacttacccgaattttttttctggttaaatataaactaaaagattcgattttgagagtaatccaGCTTTGGGCTGGATCTTTGATCCTTCTAATCTTCGgcccatatataaatattgaatatttctctctataccttaaaaaaagttttttttcgaagtcatatcccccaattcgtcttaacttttgtctggtcaatattcttaacaCTTTTGAATCATATAAGAATCCTGTTCAGAGTATTACGTGCACGTAAGAATTGCCCTTTTGGAACCAAactgttttattccaaaaatatttgatttttttcaaaaccttaataaactttccacatttcacgattGAAACATTTGAATGCGATCCCCAGTCTGCGCCCCCTTAATGAAATCCCATGGAGAAAACACTCAAATTCGTAtgaaaaaatttcgaaaaaacttcaaagtgGCGCAGACTGGGGATCGCATTTCAAATGTTCCaatcgtgaaatgtggaaagtttattaaggttttgaagaacaaatttttgcattttgacaaaaaagtgACGGCCAAAATCAAatgtttttggaataaaacaggTTTTGTTCCAAAAGGGCagttattaaaaatgattttttaggtCTGTTTCGTGCACGTAATGAACTGAAagggatttttatttgattcaaaagtgctaagaatattgaccagacaaaagttaagacgaattgtgggatatgtcttcgaaaaactacttttttaaggtgtagagagacatattcaatatttatgtattggttgaagattgaaaggacctttgggctggattactatcaaaatggaaccttttagtttatatttaaccagaaaaaaaatttcggtcaagtttgatcattggaaccggaaaaaatcgatggtgtcgtataattatgaaacgatcgcacataaacgaaaaatatactatatttcgaaaaattagctgtaaatccttaaaaagaggatcaaggacgcgtggtattttattttcgtacacatcatacattgttctttcgatctgcatttaaatgtttcgctttctataaacaacaacgacgctacaaattttcaaaaaataagtgtgttggtgtcgtataattttgaaacacaccatacaatttttaattgtacttttaaaacaataaaatacatGAAGGAACAAAATAGTTGTGTTACGATATTAATTGTGGTGTCACAATTCAaggccccaaaaaataaaacaacaaaatacatgcaaaaatatctacacgaaagttttctgttgtagcgtgccgaatgaataaattttaggtagcgtacttatttagtcgcatctaaaatcatttttcgtcacaacagttgatatcagaacttttgtacgttgaaggtgcgatcgtcactagttttttacctcgttaagaggtgtttttatttgatatcagaagtttttgtttgtttacttttgctctcataggtgctaatataaacatttaaatttaaattggtcataaatcataatttttaaactattgtattttaacgaattaagttaaaaaggcgttgaagtatttcaaaataccttttaaacgagttatagcacatgtctgtacctttagtagtgtagaacttacaaactaacgaaatgtagctatttgtagctttttcccgctaaagtagcggctttttccaaaagtcgtagaacaaaagatttctatatggaactcttaagtgcaaatttactgattccatgaccctaaaatacagttcggataccctcacaccaaattcaatactcagggagcgttagtagtttgagctggcaaaagtggctattttcgtataaaaataacttttaaacgtgactttttacagtattgtgttatataccaaatttaaggaatctcaagggctatacagtttaaagttttaaagaaaatcattCGAGCCGttttagagaaaaataaaaaaaatctaaaaaaaaagttttacaaaattgtcttttgttcatatctttttatacccgttactcgtagagtaaaagggtatattaaattcgtgcaaaagtatgtaacagctagaaggaagcgtttgcgaccccataaagtatatatattcttgatcaggggcactagccgagtcgatctagccatgtccgtctgtccgtctgtctgtctgtatgaacgctgagatctcggaaactacaaaagctagaaggttgagatttcccacacatattctttggcttcctacgcagcgcaagtttattttagccgagcgccacgccccctctaac
The genomic region above belongs to Drosophila takahashii strain IR98-3 E-12201 chromosome 2L, DtakHiC1v2, whole genome shotgun sequence and contains:
- the LOC108054284 gene encoding uncharacterized protein, encoding MPKKPQHLSLVANMAGGYESGPSKPKYSLTLHNGKHAPGGKHLRDGHQQRQHLKAVEGVVSAEEVVGVHLRTGAKAAAAAGETSGNITRSIGESGNGREGAKDESDNELGGGGMANGVMRAQKKRLWYH